The Argiope bruennichi chromosome 5, qqArgBrue1.1, whole genome shotgun sequence genome segment ATACCAAACAATAGTGTTCGCGAGGGTAACTGTCACCAGAAAATGCATTCATGCTTAATGAGATGAcatgttaatttcaaaatttaatttttactattgtaATACCATCTGAAACTGTAGAACAATTCTTTTTAGTACGCTAATTTTGACTGatagtgtggtgaaagcttataagccagttaatgaCAACGCTAcccgagtaattgcttttgtatcatggtcatgttactgggctgcaaaccagaaggtcccaggttctaaccTCGACGataaaccttcaaccttcgtacagctgttgtggcgccatctacccacagcaaccaaAGCAGTCAggctcacttgacgcagcaatagCATCAGCAACCCCTCACCCACAcagctcgccataacgcttggcgttactcaaatgggtacaggcgcattagactcaacagctaaatacatcaccactcaacagccatatcgttcgtctcacctccgactctctggagggagagtctgtggtgaaagcatATAAGGCAGCTAACAACTACGCTaaacgagcaattgcttttgtatcatggtcatgttactggactgcaaaccacaagatcccaggttctatcctcgctcactCATAACAATTCGCCACAATAGATAGAAAAGTATACTTATAAGTAATTTTCGACAAtcctggtatttttttttctactaaatcggatttttcaaaatataatgtagATATCTATCTATAATTTTTACTAGTTATTTCCTTGTAACTGTGTAACATGGAAATAACACGCATAGTATTCCATGTAACATGTACTTAGCGGAATTCCAAAACTTTCgctcagtttatatatatatccaaatttgcactctttaaaaatttactcttggCTTAATTCATCTATCATAACGCTTAACAActcattttatagatattttagttTCTATAATTTCCTTGTTTAAACTTTTCTactcatattaataaatttttattccgatgatacaattttcaatttcaataattgataaggaaattttatttttgatcaatatattctaaaaaatttcttttgcaacagcaatattcattcaaaaaaaccattttcttgtatttaaaaaaaaaagcgatttcaTGGTTTCAAaagacatgaatttaaaattattttaaaggcattccaattaatattgtttttttttaattgaaacatacaaatataggttaaaatatatttttataaagaaataacaatagcttgctatatatatagatatagatagatagagagagagagtagTGAAATGTACATGTGCATTTTTATCACTATGACCGAAggcaaaaacaaatttctaaaaaaaaaaaaaaattaattaatgtgaaCTATTCtagcattttaaactttttctcatTCAATACAAtgcagaatttaataaataaaaatatatatattcttaaaaagaatatcagaatcttattttgaaaatctgcAAAAGTACAAATTTAATACCTATTTCTTTCCGTAAACTtctgatgttattttatttctgtaattttgtgtcaaatttttgtttcaatcggttagaaAAAACCGTCTGaaatccaaatttgatttttggatacttccgacctcatgccagggattaatcgccaaaaaaaactcgccaaggatggcacgatagatttagtaaaaatgctaaattcattacgtcaaaggataatatttcgtgattattgtaagccagtgccatgcaaggcattctgtggaataacatttttattagagtatacgagaaagcttTGGGAAGACCACACCAGCTCATTATTCGCATGCTATTCTGTAGTGTGCGCATTTATATTCTCAAAAAtgcataacatatattttttaaaatgttctttttcaatttcataatttactttcatgggaatattttattttgtatttaagatcATTTTTAAGGATAGAACAGCTCACCATCATTTTATTACTAGGTAAATTTTGATGCTCATTAAACTTgatcaaattttcctttttttttttttttcattttcaaatatacaatattttaaactgttttcaaaaaatactgcATTCAACTGAcaagaattttttgtaaaatcattattattttgtttgtttgtttttaagacaaagattattttaaaggtaatttttcaATCTATAACTGTCTTTTATATAATCCTTTGCCCCCCCCCCTCATTTTAATTTCATGGGTCAAAATGttaatagaataattagaaataacagataattagaaattgaattcataaacaaaatattttatttgaatcttgggttttttttttttttttttttgctatattaatgataataattaatggtgtatttttttttatgaccaCGATGTttcaaaaaagaacaaaattggAAAAcctttcctaaaatttttaaagtattgcatCATTCTGCAATCAATAAACACACTTCATGTTATATTatccgttttatttattttggatttacaatttgtcatttttttaaatagtaaattgtttgattgcttaattttatttatctaatctacctattattaaaattccaatgcatatttaaattaaatctgttattaatactttcaaaataaaaatttatgtaattcttaaataaaattaatttttcaagacattaGATTTCAGATTTCGAATTTTCTTAAAGCTACTTAATTTCATCCGTTAAAAACGTTATAgtattatttctctctctctctcttctttttttttttttttttttttttttttcaaagattgactgaacttacattttctaaatcagcgattaaaaagattaaattttaaaaattactctattATTGAAAAAACGAATATTGTGAATTGTAAAACGCAGACATTGCTTACTTTGAAACTATTACTTTCTAATcacttttactgaaaaaaaaaacgaatatttatattatataaaatgaaatctgattgtatttggagtcgttctgattAGCTAGTTCATTAAGAGATGCTCTTTATAGTTTTCaatagcattaaataaataatgaagtcaTGACATAtcaaaaatactatatatattggGCGatatatagagataaaaaaatcagGTCATTGTCCAACCTCAGAAGGTTCTACAGAGTTCATAAAACGAGTAGCAACAGGATAAAGTAACTTCAGATGCTAACAATTATCGCAAAAGAGCGATTCCTGTTcactaataaaatactttctactTATCATGGCCTACAACTGTAACTGATTATAATTACACATGACCATAAGTCAGTACAATGCATCAATTATAAAAACACACAGCTTTTGTTGCTAAGATTGAATGTGTAAACTGATATGTAAGTACTAGaatggcatttttaaattatttacaaattgatctattaaaattaaatccggaATTTATGTCTATAATAGATTATAACTCATATCATTTCACCTCTGCAATATGCTTTCATTCCTTTTAACTAAGTgaattatgcaataaattatatcattatgaagtcaaaagttttaaaaaaaaaaaagtaaatgggacaacagtttcaaaaatatatcacagCTGATAATTACATTATGCAATTACCAtcttcaacatttattttattgaaagaaaaattatgtacaaaatgAGATATACATTAAAAGCAGTCTGAACATTTCAATCCCTTACCACTGATGAGAAAATACAACATGGTTCTTCTTTAAGAATTGAGTCATAATCAATCATAAGAAATGAACACAATTTATTTTCcctaaaaatcaagaatttttttccccccttaaatCTGTGATACACGTAGTATTTTACTAACTATACATGCAACAATTCCTAATGGAAAATTTATAAGATACATAATCTGTAGAAGTAATTTCTTATGGCTTTttatttaaccagttaactatttTTGACGAGTACACTcatcatggaaaaagtacaacattttgtgTTATGACAAGTTTATTCGTCAGATGTAATAAAGTGACAATTTGTactttgaattacaattttagtaaaaacttaaacatatttgtaaatttcaagattttaaaatattttgaggccaagtcaaaaacaaaacaaaaataaataaaaaaaatattattaaacattgtaTCAcgctttgctcaataccattctctaacagcaatttaaaataataaattaattttttatggttcttttcattcatatgcaaaaaaaaaaaaaaaaaaatgtatgttagcttaagtaaataaatatgattactgaaataaaaatcatttcattacaacataatttcctattaaatatattctatgttTGATGAGTATACTCATCATTGCTacatttttgcgacacaatttagatacgcattttcagAAGAGGTCGAAAAAGTTAACTGGTTAACAATATGTATTCACAATgtctaaatgttaaaaaaaattataaattagaaaagttATGGTTTGTTCTGTTTTATCTCCATTACTCTTAAgctcattaaatttatatatatggtgGTGGTGGGGAGAGAACAATActgttttacaattttgtttactttaagtGAAAAGttgaaatacaaacatttcaCAGCCTTGTTGCTCTGAAAGCATGGTCTATTTTTAAAGTCAGACCTTAGATCAACTGCAACAATACCAAATTTCGTATTAcattattacagtaaaaaaagttttcattatgaCAGATTTACTAATTATTGTCATCAATATGTCATTCGtgcaataaatattcagaaatacatttatagcataaaaaaaattatttcttttgtctagCCCAAATCTTCaaatatcacttttataaatttatagtatATGTTGTTAATATAGACAGAATTCTTTTAATGCCTTATCAGGGCATTAAAAGGCTTATAAAAAGAGCTTACCAAAATATAACCTAAGTTCACATAACCAATTTTAATGACTGATGCCCATTCTTTCACAGACATTTTAATGGTAAGGAATGCCATTGACTTTATATGCTAATCAGTCCATTTGAGTAACAAAAGCATAAGTAACACAATGAATCTCTCACATAATAACAGCAATTATACTTGATTCATCTCCAATGTAAAGATGGAGCGTTTCATCCaccgggaaaaatatttttgaaatgagtattttcaaagatattttcaaaaaaaagtaatttttaaatatccaaaattataGCATAATAGTTAGCTTTATTTCAACATACTTTGTACACAAAAAGTACCCTCACAGGTAAGGTTTTGGTGGGTTCATTTTCCAACTAAGACACAAACATGAAACAACTGGATTAATTGTTAAGTAGCAATATAAATGTCTCagtttaagagtaaaaaaaaaaaaaaaaaaaaactaaaggaacaataactataaatattattcagtaaatcattaatttaagggggaaaaaaaggacatttttaaaaataaatttatagcattAGTTAGACAATTGttggcaaaaataatattttgtttaaaaaatgaattcattattttttgataaaacaaaaacatGCTATAAAACTATTCTTAAGATGAAATTTACATAACActctttataaaagtatttacttATATTCTGAATGatacaacattttataatattataaatacatctTTATATGCTCTAAATTATCAAAAGGTAGTTAAGTTAAATCATAAAGAGAACAACTTTTTATTAGCAACCGagtatcagtaaaaaaaaaaaaaaatgactgagtattaatatttaaaacaatagattGAATAAATGACTGAATACTAAGTAAAGAAATTCCTGAAACTTGGTATAAGCATAAACTCTATATTGAAATGTtggtcaaaattatttataagatttgtTAGAATTACGAaaacttgaaataataaatttttgacttgctaaatttttaataaagtattttttgacaTAAACTTTGATAGTTGGTATgaacaataattctgaaaatgtcaTGCATGCAATTTgctattcataaaatatcaagCAGGTAAAATATTTCAGCagcattaaagaaaatgaaatgggTCTGTCTGTCAAAGTATGGATAAATGATTACAGAATGAGTAAGATAAGAttgcaatttttctaatttttaagaaattttaaaaataagactaaatttaatataacaaaagataacacattaaattaaaatgcaaataatagaTTAAATACAATAACTTTTGTATCAACATAAACTCACTcttgtattacaaaaaaattcagatgCAATCCACAAAATCATAATTTGTCAACTGATAAGAATGAACTGaagataagaatgaaataaaaaataataaatgctgtcTAATTATAGTTATCTTTGGAAAAATTATgactgagtaaaaaaaaaaaatctgtttgagtATTCTAGATTCTTATCTAAACCTAAATAATTTTACACAACAGAAGGATCATTTCAATATGTAGAgagcattaaatataaaattacaaaaagcatagtaaaaaaaaaaaaaaaaagtcatacgATAAACAAAGATGCACTTGAATATTATAACTAAGATAAGAATTTTTACATAACACAGTAAAGTATATTCTTGTATTAATTAGTACTGATTATCAAAAACAGAAGAATACAGCAtaataaattcatgtattttattaaGTACATGGAAAATAACactaaaagaaattcttaaaatataaacacataactgtaagaagaaaaaaacttatcaTGTACTGTAACAAGAATAAATTGGAGAGATATGGCAcaagatgtcaaaatatttttattaattttataaataaaagtaaaatccaCTATTCTGTCTTTAGTTAATGAcgtatatttacaaatattgaaaagttattttaaaaatacacaaatctttttcttttcagcattttatgcatttaatgttTCAGCCACATCttataaaacatcattaaaattaagaccgtttttttaaatactacattTTAAAGAAGAGAGAAACAATGCATCATGATTACATAAATAAGTTGGAAAACAAGTCTTGTAATAATTACGCTAGAAAATACAGTGCAGCTAAAGTCCCATACATGTACattagtatcaaaattaaaaaataatataacccAATGAAAggcaaaatggaaaaaaaaatggataaacaaaaagaaataatttcagaaattgtgTGTTACCAatatagaaaatgcatttatgtaTACTATTTTCACTAAGTTTCTATGATAAAAGGCAAAGTTGGCTGAATTGAGCAAATTCTAACTCTGCTCAAATCATATGCATATACTGAAAAATgtcaagaaaaattctaatttccgAAAAGGTTTTTTTCTCTGTAACAAATTAAATCCAtcgaatttcattttgttttggcagaatattaaaacattaacaaaCCTTCCgcttctaattttcaataatattccaCCATTAAACttgtaaccataaaaaaaaaaaaaaagttgaattgttttcaattaaaattcttttttccttcaaACTGTGAATTTAAActcttcaaaaaaaataaagttctgaACGTTTTACAGCAAACACAATCCTGAtagcagaatattttaattcaaaattattttttagaattaaaagattttaaagaaaaagtaatttaaaatacatagacATCTTAAAATATGAGATCTATTGATTTCCTACGAGagtatattttattccattttcaagAAACATAACAGGATGCTGTTTGATACAGCacaataagtgaaaaaaaagtcattcttcccaattatgctttaaaaatataacatactctaactgaatttattttttaaaaagttcaataaatacaataatttcagatttaagtAGAAGTTTagatacataattttaaactaaaaatttcctttctttttttcatatttcaaaatattaataaatagtaatgaaTGATAcacaataaagagaaaaaaatgcagcatgtgatgatttaaaaacaaatagtcAGTCATCTATGAATTCTTGGATGCCTGGCGTCgcaacaatatataaattttgtctttaatccAATCTTTATTATATGGAGCATATGTGTTTGTTGTTTTCTGATACCTAATAAAGACAGAAAAGATAAATTACTACTAAAAAATTAACATAGGAAAGCAATGAATGCTTATATGAAATCAACAAAAGCTAGTCAAgtcaacaataaagaaaaaataacagcaGTCCATACATAATTTTTGCACCTTTGATTGCATAAAAGATGCTTAAAAATCTTCTTACTAACTTTGATGTAACACAGCagaattaattctataaaatactaCAATCACTTACTTTCTTTTCTACAGatgtgatttaaaattgtttcccaAACTTAAATTGCAATATTCAATTCTGCTATAAGATTCATTCAATGGAttaaactctctctctctctctagcACTCATAGCTACTgacaaattattgagaaataatattcatttacttCAAAGTAATTATTTGCATGACAAAAGCATTAACAATATGATACTCTTCAATAAAAACTCAACTAAAACATctacatcaaatattaaaaaattcttgggATTTaagttgaaagatattttatgatgATTCATTATGtctcatatttaaaatacaattttctgcaattcaataaaaaaaccaaaacaattttatttcactcatGGAAGGGAGGAGCATACCAAATTTGACTTGCTTTTGAAAGCtcaaattagaattgaaataaaaaatggaaagataAGGGGGGGGGATTATACTAATGCAGATTACAATTGCAAGCTAGCATAAATTTTATCGctgaaaaaattatcacattattaatttcaaaagcatttttaaaaataattactttactttcatttataaaaaacattatccCAATCTCCAGTGAATTAATCATTTACAGAAATGCACAAAACTAAtgctaaattttttatcattcatttttaattaaaatacaatttctctGATTTACTTTTCCATACACTTCaatacatttcatttgaaaactatatgatacaaaaaatatgctttttgtcCTGATTCAttaggaaggggaaaaaaaaattgaaacttatttttacaaaCCTGCACCTTGCCCAAGTTAATATGTGTGTGTCTGCAAACACATAACTTTTTAACCGTTTCATGGTCGAagagaaacttttgaattttaatttttactttattccatCTCGGGAGGCTTAATTTATGTATAAGCAAGAAGCAACAAGATATATCAATCTATAGCaagacacaagagcaaaagagaccaaaatatttttccaatgatttttaTACTACGAGATTCTGATACGGGTTCTTTGATATGTATTGATTTaggcatcttttaaaagaatttgtttagttcaacagatttttatcccttcacttggaatGTGTGAAAGTGCTGATTGAAGCAGTTTTTACAGAGGttgtgtagcattaattaaatagaaaaggtgGAATTcgaagaacattttagaattaagttaatatgggttaaattaagataaaattttggaaattaattaggatttaaattagattttaaaatatcattacatacacagatacacacacactgtcttcatttaaaaaatagcataacaGAACACATGGAAAATGAAACTTTACCTAACCAAATGAACCACCATTGTATAGGAATAATTAAAAGACTTTAActtaactaatttttgttttttattacaaataatagatTGAGTAAACAGACCACTCAAATCTATATGCTCCTTAATGCATTTCTCAAAACAGCtaggatttatttcttttatttcaaaataattacaatacaatctttcacaccaaatttcataatttacctATCATATATAAAGTGCAGCATTATTCAGCTTtagcaaacaaaaatgaattattttcatatattagcaaaatatattacattaaatataatagatgaaatagCATGTCTCATTTTTAAGAGCCCCATATTTTgccatatatattaaatatatatgtttatagttatatttccttaacaaatttttttaacataaatggtATTAAAcataaacttttatgaaaattaatttaacttacaCCAGACAACATAAATCTGATAACTGATCAATGAATTCAAACAGCTGACGAATGTCATACGTGATAGATGCAGAATCAGGATTTTGTCTTTTCAAATGTTCTTCATACATGTGACAAACAcctaagaaatattaaaaattattaagtacatttataacatacttttttttttttagtgtgtgCAAGTTATGCAATATATAATATTCCTTTACCAAATGCTTCAGAAAATTGcacagtattataaaatttttagcagtttttataatcatagaaaaaaatgtgGTTTTGAAGTGAAAAAGTAACGATAAGAAAGaccaatttaaaattgtatactaACAATCTATGTatcaaaatgatataatattcaaagaaaatctcaaaatattttagcttttaaagcatgaacaatttctttgaaaatgacaGATTCTTTACTACATtagataattagaatttttttttttttttttttttaaatttcttataattgtgttataaaaatttttagatcaCAATAtcctaaatatgatttttatttctaatatatttataaaggtatttaaacatttttatcattgaaaaaactttgaattccatatattttttttaaaaatactttttagagaTGAGAGAGTAAATCTGTCAATGctgaattacattaaataatatattatgaaagaatattttgtatgctaataacaatataatatttccattttatgcaatttcataaTACAGATAATTTAGGAAGTATATCACTACATAAAAAATTCAGATCAGATATCTACAATTCAGATTCAGATATTTACAACTAAACAAATTTGTTCTATGCTTCTGTcatagtattatatataataatatgcatttgATGTTGTTAACAACATCAAATTTAATACacacttatttcaaataattaagcaagatttttttccaaattattatttttttcttctgaatacaaaaattaaacttttaatttaagaaaataataataactagtaagcattatagtctgtgtattttctgtaggctgttcaaggtcacattttctacctcgttattggttgccTGGTACTAGTAATGGGGTaaaaaatgtgaccttgaaccacctaTTGAAAACACAACAATGTACACCTATTAAACACAAAATGTAAATAAGATTCACAGAATAACAAGGAAACCTCATGACACGAGCAGGATTGGCCTGTATCTCAGATATCaatcagtattaaatatttatttgaagtaaatcCTTATTTCTGGATGGAACTAGATTTGGTTTCTTGTCTAATTAGACTCAAAGGACTTTGAGCAAGTGCTTGCAAAGCCTTAATCAACCAGATAGGGCCTCTGGCAGAAAATTATGGGGCTAGAGATGTACAGTAAAGATATTGATGAAACAACGGAAGAACACAGTCAGAAACTACCATAGAGCTAATGGAGCTACATTTTGTGTCACAGCAAAATGGTGTGTATGATAATTGGTcaagagagaaaaatttaatagcttCAGCTGAACAACAACCTGCCAGAGAAAATAAGGagatgcttttattaaaaattactgtttaattttatttgttaaaggcattattatgtagttttcctttctttttaaatgaagagtgaaagaaacttttttaaatgtttttttaataagcagtaaaaaagaaaaaatttaaaatattattaaacaaaagcaACATGATAAACTGTAACATAATGACTTTGCTTTGGCaatgacatattttattaaaagagttttaacacaattatttaattattttttattgaaaaaaacccaaatatttatagtacataaaatgaaacattcttttatttgaagTCATTCTGATCAACCAGTATGTTAAgagatgatatttattatttataatagctattaataaataatgatatcaggatatataaaaaataaatattgatatgtgTCAGATGATACATCACGATGATGAAGTTTGGTCATTGCCCAACCCTAGTACACACACATGCATCtttctacatatatttttaattccattaaattacAATTGTCAtgtatatctttataatttaaagctgatttaaaaattaacaagattTTGTTGAGACAGATTAGAATtacagaatttctttaaaataaacatatttgataaaactataaataatacaaagaaaaaaattcaggatCACAAAAAATTGGATCAAGCAATTACATGTTATGGGagagaaaaatattgcattttttaaactaataacagGAATATCTAGTAAATTTGCAGTTGAAAATGTAATTCAATCTCAATACTTAAAGGTTCAACAAAGAACATTAGATATAATTATAGACAGATAAGCTTATGCTTATTTAACCTAAACAGATAAATATGATACTAATAGCAAGAACCATAATTTTATTGGAATggctatgatatatatatatttaaatttttaactttattttaaaatattttactccttCGTGTATTATCCTCTCATGTTTCTTTTTATGtgcaaataagaatttctttctgATTGTGTTATTGTAACACTTTATTAATGTCAAATACCAATAATTTcttcctacaaaaaaaaaaaaaatcaatgcaacttCTATTGTATTATCAGATGTCTAGGATAGATTTATCCATAAGtacataactataaaaaattatatgattggCTGAAAATTGACAATAAGCATATTACAAACAAATAAGAAAGTAATATACCTTCCATGC includes the following:
- the LOC129969632 gene encoding enhancer of rudimentary homolog isoform X1, translating into MADNNFAHTLLLAQPGKPETRSYSDYDSVNECMEGVCHMYEEHLKRQNPDSASITYDIRQLFEFIDQLSDLCCLVYQKTTNTYAPYNKDWIKDKIYILLRRQASKNS
- the LOC129969632 gene encoding enhancer of rudimentary homolog isoform X2, whose protein sequence is MAHTLLLAQPGKPETRSYSDYDSVNECMEGVCHMYEEHLKRQNPDSASITYDIRQLFEFIDQLSDLCCLVYQKTTNTYAPYNKDWIKDKIYILLRRQASKNS